Proteins encoded together in one Thermomonospora curvata DSM 43183 window:
- a CDS encoding anthranilate synthase component I, translating to METDARRAQTTEYLTAGGVRVLRTAVPVDSERKSDALAALVASVGERRGGVLSSGMEYPGRYSRWHMAYVDPCVELVARGRRIAARALNERGRVVLPAMAAAMRPAGEVVADRPGELIEVFIPPTEEFFPEEERSRQPTVFTALRALIDLFRCPDPHLGFYGAFGYDLSLQFEPLRLNHPRPADQRDLVLHLADELIVVDRKRETSHRLSYEFIVDGASTEGLPRVTEPAPPLPAPKELPPQPVPGVYAQMVREAKRKFIAGDLFEVTPAHAMYGRCDSPVAFFERLRETNPAPYEFLFNLGEGEFLVGASPEMFVRVSGDRVETCPIAGTIRRGADALEDAAQIRTILSSAKDESELTMCTDVDRNDKARICVPGSVKVLGRRQIELYSRLIHTVDHIEGRLRPGFDALDAFLTHMWAVTVTGAPKTWAMQFIEDHEDAPRRWYGGAVGFVGFDGSMNTGLTLRTAQIRDGVATVRAGATLLYDSDPEEEERETHLKASALLRALAGEEPQAPETEQEADRPGEGLKVVLVDFEDSFVNTLADYFRQQGAEVVTLRHGFPLHLLDEHAPDLVVLSPGPGRPADFDTAALLDALDARNLPAFGVCLGLQAMVEHAGGQLSLLPEPAHGKPGQVKVTGGQLFEGLPDEFTAARYHSLHATADQVHGFQVTAMTGDVVMAIEDPAKRRWAVQFHPESILTARDRVGHRLIANVLRLCRK from the coding sequence GTGGAGACCGACGCGCGCCGAGCACAGACCACCGAGTACCTGACCGCCGGGGGAGTGCGGGTGCTCCGCACCGCCGTCCCCGTCGACTCCGAACGCAAATCCGACGCGCTGGCCGCCCTCGTCGCCTCGGTGGGGGAAAGACGCGGCGGCGTGCTCAGCTCCGGCATGGAGTATCCGGGGCGCTATAGCCGCTGGCACATGGCCTACGTCGACCCCTGCGTCGAACTGGTGGCCCGGGGCCGGCGGATCGCGGCGCGCGCCCTCAACGAACGCGGCCGGGTGGTGCTGCCGGCCATGGCCGCGGCGATGCGCCCCGCCGGCGAGGTCGTCGCCGACCGGCCCGGCGAGCTGATCGAGGTGTTCATCCCGCCCACCGAGGAGTTCTTCCCCGAAGAGGAACGCAGCCGCCAGCCCACCGTCTTCACCGCGCTGCGCGCCCTGATCGACCTGTTCCGCTGCCCCGACCCGCACCTGGGCTTCTACGGGGCCTTCGGCTACGACCTGTCGCTGCAGTTCGAGCCGCTGCGGCTCAACCACCCCCGCCCCGCCGACCAGCGGGACCTGGTGCTGCACCTGGCCGACGAGCTGATCGTGGTGGACCGCAAACGCGAGACCTCCCACCGCCTGTCGTATGAGTTCATCGTCGACGGCGCCAGTACCGAGGGCCTGCCGCGCGTCACCGAGCCCGCCCCGCCGCTGCCCGCGCCTAAGGAGCTGCCGCCGCAGCCGGTGCCCGGCGTCTACGCCCAGATGGTCCGCGAGGCCAAGCGCAAGTTCATCGCCGGCGACCTGTTCGAGGTCACCCCCGCCCACGCCATGTACGGCCGCTGCGACTCGCCGGTGGCCTTCTTCGAACGGCTCCGCGAGACCAACCCGGCCCCCTATGAGTTCCTGTTCAACCTCGGCGAGGGCGAGTTCCTGGTCGGGGCGTCCCCGGAGATGTTCGTCCGGGTGAGTGGCGACCGGGTGGAGACCTGCCCGATCGCCGGGACGATCCGGCGCGGCGCCGACGCCCTGGAGGACGCCGCCCAGATCCGCACCATCCTGTCCTCGGCCAAGGACGAGTCCGAGCTGACCATGTGCACCGATGTGGACCGCAACGACAAGGCCCGCATCTGCGTGCCCGGCAGCGTCAAGGTCCTCGGCCGCCGCCAGATCGAGCTGTACTCGCGGCTGATCCACACCGTCGACCACATCGAGGGCCGGCTGCGCCCCGGCTTCGACGCCCTGGACGCCTTCCTGACCCACATGTGGGCGGTCACCGTCACCGGCGCCCCCAAGACGTGGGCGATGCAGTTCATCGAGGACCACGAGGACGCCCCCCGCCGCTGGTACGGCGGCGCGGTCGGCTTCGTCGGCTTCGACGGCTCGATGAACACCGGCCTGACGCTGCGCACCGCCCAGATCCGCGACGGCGTCGCCACCGTCCGCGCCGGCGCCACCCTGCTGTACGACTCCGATCCCGAGGAAGAGGAGCGCGAGACCCACCTGAAGGCCAGCGCCCTGCTGCGCGCCCTGGCCGGCGAGGAGCCCCAGGCGCCCGAGACCGAGCAGGAGGCCGACCGTCCCGGCGAGGGCCTGAAGGTGGTCCTGGTCGACTTCGAGGACTCCTTCGTCAACACGCTGGCCGACTACTTCCGCCAGCAGGGCGCCGAGGTCGTCACGCTGCGCCACGGCTTCCCGCTGCACCTGCTGGACGAGCACGCACCCGACCTGGTCGTGCTGTCGCCCGGCCCCGGCCGCCCGGCCGATTTCGACACCGCCGCCCTGCTGGACGCCCTGGACGCCCGCAACCTGCCGGCCTTCGGCGTCTGCCTGGGCCTGCAGGCCATGGTCGAGCACGCCGGCGGCCAGCTGTCGCTGCTGCCCGAACCCGCCCACGGCAAGCCCGGCCAGGTGAAGGTGACCGGCGGCCAGCTGTTCGAAGGGCTGCCGGATGAGTTCACCGCGGCCCGCTACCACTCCCTGCACGCCACCGCCGACCAGGTGCACGGCTTCCAGGTGACCGCCATGACCGGCGATGTGGTCATGGCCATCGAGGACCCGGCCAAGCGCCGCTGGGCGGTGCAGTTCCACCCCGAGTCCATCCTCACCGCCCGCGACCGCGTCGGCCACCGCCTCATCGCCAACGTCCTGCGCCTGTGCCGGAAGTGA
- a CDS encoding GPGG-motif small membrane protein: MYTLLWLLAVVLVIAGVYVIVARRDLLWGIVLIVVGLLVGPGGVSVFG, translated from the coding sequence GTGTACACCTTGCTCTGGCTGCTGGCCGTGGTCCTGGTGATCGCCGGTGTCTATGTCATCGTCGCCCGCCGGGACCTGCTATGGGGAATCGTGCTGATCGTGGTGGGGCTGCTGGTCGGCCCCGGCGGGGTGAGCGTTTTCGGTTGA